A region of Natribaculum luteum DNA encodes the following proteins:
- a CDS encoding formate--tetrahydrofolate ligase, with product MSPPDPHPEDEDESVPDDLEIARAAAPSPISDVAAKLGFEPDDLERYGDHVAKPSVDALQRALEREATGNLVLVTAMTPTPQGEGKTVTTVGLGQALAKRGESAAVAIREPSLGPVFGIKGGAAGGGYSQVLPMEDINLHFTGDIHALTSAHNLVAAAVDAHLHHGADPPIDSRSVTWPRALDVNDRALREIVLGLGGQANGVPREGGFQITAASELMATLGLAEDYADLKARLERIVVAYDRDGDPVTVADLEVGGAVAALLRDALRPNLVQTIEGVPAFVHGGPFANIAHGTNTAIADRVGLAGAEYLVTEGGFGSELGAEKFVDVVTRQTGLAPEAAVLVVTVRALKRQGLSMWPSETERLAEPDVEAALDGLENALAHVEILERLGMPVVVALNRFPQDTDEEVDAVLEAFAERGIPAAESTVHRDGGEGGTELAQLVTDAVDEPGRGQPLYDSSATVREAIETVATEVYGARDVEYVDSAPDDLERIERLGLEELPVCLSKTPYSLSDDPERTGVPTDWTLTVREIRPAAGAGFLVALTGDVLTMPGLPSDPAATDVDLEADGTITGLF from the coding sequence ATGTCGCCACCAGATCCCCACCCGGAAGACGAAGACGAGAGCGTACCGGACGACCTCGAGATCGCACGTGCGGCAGCGCCCAGCCCGATCTCCGACGTCGCAGCGAAGCTTGGGTTCGAGCCGGACGACCTCGAGCGCTACGGAGACCACGTCGCGAAGCCGTCGGTCGACGCGCTCCAGCGGGCGCTCGAGCGCGAAGCGACGGGGAACCTCGTCCTCGTCACGGCCATGACGCCGACGCCCCAGGGCGAGGGAAAGACCGTCACGACGGTCGGACTCGGCCAGGCACTCGCCAAACGCGGCGAGTCGGCGGCGGTCGCGATTCGAGAGCCCTCCCTCGGCCCCGTCTTCGGCATCAAGGGTGGCGCTGCCGGCGGCGGCTACTCGCAGGTCCTCCCGATGGAGGACATCAACCTCCACTTCACCGGTGACATCCACGCGCTCACGTCGGCTCACAACCTCGTCGCCGCCGCGGTCGACGCACACCTCCACCACGGAGCCGATCCGCCGATCGATTCGCGATCGGTCACCTGGCCTCGAGCGCTCGACGTCAACGACCGCGCACTCCGGGAGATCGTCCTGGGTCTCGGCGGGCAGGCAAACGGCGTCCCGCGGGAAGGCGGCTTCCAGATCACCGCCGCCTCGGAACTGATGGCGACGCTCGGCCTCGCCGAGGACTACGCGGACCTGAAGGCGCGACTCGAGCGCATCGTCGTGGCCTACGACCGCGACGGCGACCCCGTCACGGTCGCCGACCTCGAGGTCGGCGGTGCCGTCGCCGCTCTGCTTCGCGACGCGTTGCGTCCGAACCTCGTCCAGACGATCGAGGGCGTCCCCGCGTTCGTCCACGGCGGCCCGTTCGCCAACATCGCCCACGGGACGAACACGGCGATCGCCGACCGCGTCGGACTCGCGGGTGCCGAGTACCTCGTCACCGAGGGCGGGTTCGGCTCGGAACTCGGTGCGGAGAAGTTCGTCGACGTCGTCACCCGCCAGACGGGGCTCGCACCCGAGGCCGCGGTGCTGGTCGTCACCGTCCGCGCGCTGAAACGCCAGGGGCTGTCGATGTGGCCGAGCGAGACAGAGCGACTGGCCGAACCCGACGTCGAGGCCGCCCTGGACGGCCTCGAGAACGCGCTCGCCCACGTCGAGATCCTCGAGCGCCTCGGGATGCCCGTCGTCGTCGCGCTCAACCGCTTCCCCCAGGATACAGACGAGGAGGTCGACGCCGTCCTCGAGGCGTTCGCCGAGCGGGGGATTCCGGCCGCCGAATCGACGGTCCACCGGGACGGCGGCGAGGGTGGCACGGAACTCGCCCAGCTGGTGACCGACGCCGTCGACGAACCGGGACGGGGACAGCCGCTGTACGACTCCTCTGCGACGGTCCGCGAGGCGATCGAGACCGTCGCGACCGAGGTCTACGGCGCTCGAGACGTCGAGTACGTCGACTCGGCACCCGACGATCTCGAGCGGATCGAACGGCTCGGACTCGAGGAGCTGCCGGTCTGTCTCTCGAAGACGCCGTACTCGCTGTCGGACGACCCCGAACGAACGGGCGTCCCGACCGACTGGACGCTCACCGTCCGCGAGATTCGGCCAGCGGCCGGCGCGGGCTTTCTCGTCGCGCTCACCGGCGACGTGCTGACGATGCCCGGGTTGCCGTCTGACCCCGCCGCGACGGACGTCGACCTCGAGGCGGACGGGACGATCACCGGGCTGTTCTGA
- a CDS encoding YgaP family membrane protein — MEKNVGGIDRTTRIVVGAFLTVAGVAGLAGYWAVGIAIGVAALLVGVILVVTGTTQKCPINEAAGVDTTR, encoded by the coding sequence ATGGAAAAGAACGTGGGCGGGATCGATCGAACCACACGCATCGTCGTCGGAGCGTTCCTCACTGTCGCCGGAGTCGCCGGACTGGCCGGCTACTGGGCCGTCGGCATCGCGATCGGTGTCGCAGCGCTTCTGGTCGGAGTGATCCTCGTCGTGACCGGTACGACCCAGAAGTGCCCGATCAACGAAGCCGCAGGCGTCGACACGACTCGGTGA
- a CDS encoding D-2-hydroxyacid dehydrogenase gives MADEFDVLVLRKGTHGTPVEEYAAAIRERLPETDVRLARTPAEEREAIRDARFVTGMTLEEELLETAADLEVFACAYAGTGHLPLERLRERGVTVTNASGVHGPNMGEHVLGSILSFTRRFHVGARRQRRREWRHYRAHELQGSTVTVVGLGAIGRAVVERLEPFGVETIGVRYTPEKGGPTDEVVGFDDDAVHDALARTDYLVLACPLTDATRGLIDREAFVTLPPESVLVNVARGPVVDTDALVEALRSNWIRGASLDVTDPEPLPEDHPLWTFENVQITPHNAGHTPKYYERLADIVAENVDRIRETSETDGLENQVLP, from the coding sequence ATGGCCGACGAGTTCGACGTCCTCGTGCTCCGCAAGGGGACGCACGGAACGCCAGTCGAGGAGTACGCAGCGGCGATCAGAGAGCGACTGCCCGAGACGGACGTTCGCCTCGCACGGACGCCCGCCGAGGAGCGCGAGGCGATCCGGGACGCGCGGTTCGTCACCGGCATGACTCTCGAGGAGGAGCTGCTCGAGACCGCCGCCGACCTCGAGGTCTTCGCGTGTGCCTACGCGGGGACGGGTCACCTCCCGCTCGAGCGCCTCCGGGAACGGGGCGTCACGGTGACGAACGCCTCGGGCGTCCACGGGCCGAACATGGGCGAGCACGTCCTCGGGTCGATCCTCTCGTTCACCCGTCGGTTCCACGTGGGCGCGCGCCGACAGCGACGCCGGGAGTGGCGCCACTACCGGGCCCACGAACTCCAGGGATCGACCGTCACCGTGGTCGGACTCGGCGCGATCGGGCGGGCGGTCGTCGAGCGCCTCGAGCCCTTCGGCGTGGAGACGATCGGCGTCCGGTACACCCCCGAGAAGGGTGGGCCAACCGACGAGGTGGTCGGCTTCGACGACGACGCCGTCCACGACGCGCTCGCACGAACGGATTACCTCGTGCTCGCGTGTCCGCTGACGGACGCGACGCGCGGGTTGATCGACCGCGAGGCGTTCGTCACGCTGCCGCCGGAGTCGGTGCTCGTGAACGTCGCTCGCGGCCCCGTCGTCGACACCGACGCACTCGTCGAGGCGCTTCGGTCGAACTGGATCCGCGGGGCCTCTCTCGACGTCACCGATCCCGAACCGCTGCCCGAAGACCACCCGCTGTGGACGTTCGAGAACGTCCAGATCACGCCACACAACGCCGGACACACGCCGAAGTACTACGAACGACTGGCCGACATCGTCGCCGAGAACGTCGACCGGATTCGCGAGACCAGCGAGACGGACGGTCTCGAAAACCAGGTCCTGCCCTGA
- a CDS encoding universal stress protein, with translation MTLSFDGRVIVPVADPDDAERTAATLAPKIEPTGTAVVVYVVEKAGGGIDKASVEQREGYAERIFERARQPLEAADVPVETEILYGTDVVETIFDGAIDWDADAVAFVPRQSNRLVELLTGDVARKLVRNAEIPVVALPQDGE, from the coding sequence ATGACGCTCTCGTTCGACGGGCGGGTGATCGTCCCCGTCGCCGATCCGGACGACGCCGAACGGACCGCGGCCACGCTCGCACCGAAGATCGAACCGACGGGTACTGCCGTCGTCGTCTACGTCGTCGAGAAAGCCGGCGGCGGCATCGACAAGGCGTCGGTCGAACAGCGCGAGGGGTACGCCGAGCGGATCTTCGAGCGCGCCCGCCAGCCGCTCGAGGCGGCGGACGTCCCGGTCGAGACCGAGATTTTGTACGGGACCGACGTCGTGGAGACGATTTTCGACGGGGCGATCGACTGGGACGCGGACGCGGTGGCGTTCGTACCGCGACAGAGCAATCGTCTCGTGGAACTGCTGACGGGCGACGTGGCCCGAAAACTGGTCAGGAACGCAGAGATACCCGTCGTCGCTCTCCCGCAGGACGGCGAGTGA
- the asd gene encoding aspartate-semialdehyde dehydrogenase: MAVRVGVLGATGAVGQRLIGLLDPHPDFEIAALTASDSSAGEQYRDVAKWRVDSPIPEDVAEMTVTATDPDEVPDDVDLLFSSLPSSVGAEVEPGFCEAGYVLSSNSSNARMAEDVPLVIPEVNADHIDLLEVQRDERGWDGAMVKNPNCSTITFVPTLAALAEYGLETVHVATLQAVSGAGYDGVTSMEIIDNAIPYIGGEEDKLETESRKLLGTFDGAELELNDVEVGASCNRIPTIDGHLENVFVETEDELTPVEAADAMREYPSIDLPSSPDQLIEVFDEPDRPQPRLDRTLGDGMAIAAGGIRESTFGLQYNCLAHNTIRGAAGASVLNGELLLEKGYL; encoded by the coding sequence ATGGCAGTACGAGTTGGCGTACTTGGCGCGACCGGCGCCGTCGGACAGCGATTGATCGGACTCCTCGACCCACACCCCGACTTCGAGATCGCCGCACTCACCGCGAGCGACTCGAGCGCGGGCGAACAGTACCGCGACGTGGCCAAGTGGCGCGTCGACAGCCCCATTCCCGAGGACGTCGCCGAGATGACCGTCACGGCGACTGATCCCGACGAGGTTCCCGACGACGTCGATCTGCTCTTCTCGTCGCTTCCCTCGAGCGTCGGTGCCGAGGTCGAACCCGGCTTCTGTGAGGCTGGCTACGTGCTCTCCTCGAACTCCTCGAACGCGCGGATGGCAGAAGACGTGCCGCTGGTCATCCCCGAGGTCAACGCCGACCACATCGACCTGCTCGAGGTCCAGCGCGACGAACGCGGCTGGGACGGCGCGATGGTGAAGAACCCGAACTGCTCGACGATCACCTTCGTCCCCACGCTCGCCGCCCTCGCCGAGTACGGCCTCGAGACCGTCCACGTCGCCACCCTGCAGGCAGTCTCCGGTGCGGGCTACGACGGCGTCACCTCGATGGAGATCATCGACAACGCCATCCCCTACATCGGCGGCGAGGAGGACAAACTCGAGACCGAATCGCGCAAACTGCTCGGCACGTTCGACGGGGCCGAACTCGAGCTGAACGACGTCGAGGTCGGGGCCTCGTGTAACCGCATCCCGACGATCGACGGCCACCTCGAGAACGTCTTCGTCGAGACCGAAGACGAACTCACTCCCGTGGAGGCCGCCGATGCGATGCGGGAGTACCCCTCGATCGACCTGCCGTCCTCGCCCGACCAGCTCATCGAGGTCTTCGACGAACCCGACCGCCCACAGCCGCGACTCGACCGCACGCTCGGCGACGGCATGGCCATCGCCGCCGGCGGCATCCGCGAGTCGACGTTCGGTCTCCAGTACAACTGTCTCGCCCACAACACGATCCGCGGGGCTGCCGGCGCGAGCGTCCTGAACGGCGAACTCTTGCTCGAGAAGGGCTACCTCTAG
- a CDS encoding 30S ribosomal protein S17e: protein MAIKPAYVKKTGNILLERYPDAFTTDFEQNKDSVEKLTNIDSKGVRNRIAGYVTRKKGAQVPA, encoded by the coding sequence ATGGCAATCAAACCGGCCTACGTCAAGAAGACCGGGAACATCCTGCTCGAGCGATACCCGGACGCGTTTACGACCGACTTCGAACAGAACAAAGACAGCGTCGAGAAGCTGACCAACATCGACTCGAAGGGCGTTCGCAACCGGATCGCGGGCTACGTCACCCGCAAGAAGGGCGCACAGGTTCCGGCGTAA
- a CDS encoding sodium:proton antiporter yields the protein MSVHVDLDLIALVAAIVAFGVTAQFLAAKYRVPSVLFLIVAGVTIGPEGLGVITTDTFGEALSTIVGVSVAIIVFEGSFRLEHETVRNAPRAVWWLITVGAAMAFVGTALTVRLLLGASLDVSLLVGALLVATGPTVITPILAVVPVREEVATTLETEGIVNDVTAAILAIVLFKAMTAQELAPRGYVFLFAQRLGMGILTGLAIAGVVWYLLTRVDLPEQAAPQTARLLALAGAVVAFAIADSVFSEAGIAAAATAGFTLGNLELPHRESILQFNQDVTLLVLSFVFITLAALLEFSELLALGVAGLAVVAVLTLLLRPLLVFVSTAGGGFSTHERLFISFVGPRGIVPASVATLFAIRLETETPPSDPAGAEVLLGTVFLVILVTVVVEAGFARQIAAALGVIQSDD from the coding sequence GTGTCCGTCCACGTCGACCTCGACCTCATCGCGCTCGTCGCGGCCATCGTCGCATTCGGCGTCACAGCCCAGTTTCTCGCCGCGAAGTACCGCGTCCCCAGCGTGCTGTTTCTCATCGTCGCGGGCGTCACCATCGGCCCCGAGGGACTCGGCGTCATCACGACCGACACCTTCGGGGAGGCGCTCTCGACGATCGTCGGGGTGAGCGTCGCCATCATCGTCTTCGAGGGATCGTTCCGACTCGAGCACGAGACCGTCCGAAACGCACCGCGGGCGGTCTGGTGGTTGATCACGGTCGGCGCGGCGATGGCGTTCGTCGGGACCGCCCTGACCGTCCGGCTCCTGCTCGGGGCGAGTCTGGACGTCTCGCTTCTCGTCGGCGCGCTGCTGGTCGCGACCGGGCCGACGGTCATCACGCCGATCCTCGCGGTCGTTCCCGTCCGCGAGGAGGTCGCGACGACGCTCGAGACAGAAGGGATCGTCAACGACGTCACCGCGGCGATCCTCGCGATCGTCCTCTTCAAGGCGATGACGGCCCAGGAACTCGCGCCAAGAGGGTACGTCTTCCTGTTCGCACAGCGCCTCGGGATGGGAATCCTCACCGGCCTCGCGATCGCGGGCGTCGTCTGGTATCTCCTCACGCGGGTCGACCTCCCGGAGCAGGCGGCACCACAGACGGCCCGGTTACTCGCGCTGGCCGGAGCAGTCGTCGCCTTTGCGATCGCGGACTCGGTGTTCTCGGAGGCCGGCATCGCGGCCGCAGCCACCGCGGGCTTTACCCTCGGGAACCTCGAACTCCCCCACCGGGAGAGCATCCTGCAGTTCAACCAGGACGTGACGCTGCTCGTCCTCTCGTTCGTCTTCATCACGCTCGCGGCGTTGCTCGAGTTCTCGGAACTCCTCGCGCTCGGCGTCGCCGGCCTCGCGGTCGTCGCCGTGTTGACGCTGCTGCTTCGCCCGCTGCTCGTCTTCGTCTCGACGGCCGGTGGAGGGTTCTCGACCCACGAACGGCTGTTCATCAGCTTCGTCGGGCCTCGGGGGATCGTCCCCGCATCGGTCGCGACCCTCTTTGCCATCCGCCTCGAGACGGAGACGCCGCCCTCCGATCCCGCGGGTGCGGAGGTCCTGCTCGGCACGGTCTTTCTGGTCATCCTCGTGACGGTCGTCGTCGAGGCGGGCTTCGCGAGACAGATCGCGGCCGCACTCGGCGTGATCCAGTCGGACGACTGA
- a CDS encoding DEAD/DEAH box helicase family protein: MYAPPRPHDVAPIELEYEDGTIRVDGGDALEAIPWLEADQRTGGRRAPAYRYADLRATLDDSGLEYVDRVLDLDSLSALHSAYELRSYQREALDDWLATDRWDGRETSTRAPAGVLELPTGSGKTVAALKAIERLAVPTLVVVPTIDLLEQWARELEREFSLPVGRFGGGEQRREAITVSTYDSAYLKADVVGDRFGCVVFDEAHHLGGEGYREIARLLAAPARLGLTATFERPDGAHEVIEDVVGPRCHRVAVDELAGDHLADYDVKRLEVSLMPEEREEYDRNQEVFTNYLARSNLQLRSGSDYRELVKRSGSDPRAREALLAKQRAREIVFGSEAKVDALEEILDDHRDDRTIVFTAYNDLAYDVAERFLIPAITHQTGASERREILERFREGTYSRVVTSNVLDEGVDVPDANVAVVLSGSGSEREFTQRLGRILRPKADGGRALLYEVVSGDTAEERVADRRH; encoded by the coding sequence ATGTACGCGCCGCCCCGACCACACGACGTGGCTCCGATCGAACTCGAGTACGAAGACGGGACGATCCGCGTCGACGGCGGCGACGCACTCGAGGCGATCCCGTGGCTCGAGGCCGACCAGCGAACGGGAGGCCGTCGCGCGCCGGCGTACCGATACGCCGACCTCCGCGCAACGCTGGACGACAGCGGCCTCGAGTACGTCGATCGCGTCCTCGACCTCGATTCCCTCTCGGCGCTTCACTCGGCGTACGAACTGCGGTCCTACCAGCGCGAGGCGCTCGACGACTGGCTCGCGACCGATCGCTGGGACGGCCGCGAGACCTCGACGCGAGCGCCAGCGGGCGTGCTCGAGTTGCCGACCGGCAGCGGGAAGACGGTCGCCGCGCTGAAGGCGATCGAACGGCTCGCCGTGCCGACGCTCGTGGTCGTTCCCACGATCGACCTGCTAGAGCAGTGGGCACGCGAACTCGAGCGGGAGTTTTCGCTCCCGGTGGGACGGTTCGGCGGCGGCGAACAGCGACGCGAGGCGATCACGGTCTCGACGTACGACTCGGCGTACCTGAAAGCCGACGTCGTCGGCGACCGGTTCGGCTGCGTCGTCTTCGACGAGGCCCACCACCTCGGCGGCGAGGGCTACCGGGAGATCGCCCGCCTGCTCGCCGCTCCCGCACGGCTGGGTCTCACCGCGACGTTCGAACGCCCCGACGGTGCACACGAGGTGATCGAGGACGTCGTCGGGCCGCGCTGTCACCGCGTCGCCGTCGACGAACTCGCCGGCGACCACCTCGCCGACTACGACGTCAAGCGACTCGAGGTGTCGCTGATGCCCGAAGAACGCGAGGAGTACGACCGGAACCAGGAGGTGTTTACGAACTACCTCGCACGGTCGAACCTCCAGCTTCGAAGCGGCTCGGACTACCGGGAACTGGTCAAACGCTCCGGCTCCGATCCCAGGGCGCGCGAGGCCCTGCTCGCCAAACAGCGCGCCCGCGAGATCGTCTTCGGCAGCGAGGCGAAAGTCGACGCGCTCGAGGAGATCCTCGACGACCACCGCGACGATCGGACCATCGTCTTCACCGCGTACAACGACCTCGCGTACGACGTCGCCGAGCGGTTCCTGATCCCGGCGATCACCCACCAGACGGGGGCGAGCGAGCGCCGAGAGATCTTGGAGCGGTTCCGCGAGGGAACCTATTCGCGCGTGGTGACCTCGAACGTACTCGACGAGGGCGTCGACGTACCCGACGCCAACGTCGCGGTCGTGCTCTCGGGCAGCGGCAGCGAGCGCGAGTTTACCCAGCGCCTCGGTCGCATCCTCCGGCCGAAAGCCGACGGCGGCCGCGCCCTGCTGTACGAGGTCGTCAGCGGCGATACCGCCGAGGAACGCGTCGCCGACCGCCGTCACTGA
- a CDS encoding DUF790 family protein — protein sequence MLTKDLLRVSRAGGGFHPQFAGREHRPLAARVIGTFQGHVGESRERLESALADLERDADDYKLVRGFAALLERESTFETRAAIDPVRARRATFRAAEAVGVVTADERETALEQVGESLGVSADDLEASLYADLDERQVLAAVDSRWDPDGLVAQYNLSLAQTALFDATEVRVRSSDPKALVSAIKRLRLMYEIRKTAAGREVVVTGPTHLFRATRRYGTRFARLLRTVARAEEWHLEATIDDRGTERPLDLSHEDPIRVPDAAPVATVSFDSGVEADFAARFSNLDLPWDLVREPEPLATGTRVMIPDFAFDYRYGRPDSSAANESCDGDFRVYFEIMGFWTPEYVEKKLSQLESVEDVDLLVAVDESLGVGEEIAARDHRAIPYTDTVRVKDVVDVLREYERDLVAESAAALPDELVPDEDVISLADLAARRGVSEEALADASFPDHELVGRTLVRPRVLEDLADDLEAGMALGDAEAILDDAGLTDSSAALSRLGYRVEWEGLSGGTVRER from the coding sequence ATGCTGACGAAGGACCTGTTGCGCGTCTCTCGGGCCGGCGGTGGCTTCCACCCGCAGTTCGCCGGACGCGAACACCGGCCGCTTGCCGCCCGGGTCATCGGAACGTTCCAGGGCCACGTCGGCGAATCGCGCGAGCGCCTCGAGTCCGCGCTCGCCGATCTGGAGCGCGACGCGGACGACTACAAACTCGTCCGCGGCTTCGCGGCGCTGCTCGAGCGCGAGTCGACTTTCGAGACGCGGGCAGCGATCGATCCCGTCCGGGCGCGCCGAGCGACGTTCCGGGCGGCCGAGGCCGTCGGCGTCGTGACGGCCGACGAGCGGGAGACGGCACTCGAGCAGGTGGGCGAGTCACTCGGCGTCTCGGCAGACGACCTCGAGGCGTCGCTGTACGCCGACCTCGACGAGCGACAGGTCCTCGCGGCGGTCGACTCCCGGTGGGACCCCGACGGCCTGGTCGCCCAGTACAACCTCTCGCTGGCCCAGACGGCGCTGTTCGACGCGACCGAAGTCCGGGTACGCTCGAGCGATCCGAAGGCGCTCGTCTCGGCGATCAAGCGCCTCCGGCTGATGTACGAGATTCGAAAGACGGCAGCCGGACGCGAGGTCGTCGTCACGGGCCCGACGCACCTCTTTCGGGCCACGCGCCGGTACGGGACGCGCTTCGCTCGCCTGCTCCGGACGGTAGCCAGAGCCGAGGAGTGGCACCTCGAGGCGACGATCGACGACCGGGGCACCGAACGTCCGCTCGACCTCTCCCACGAGGATCCGATTCGCGTCCCCGACGCCGCCCCCGTCGCGACGGTGTCGTTCGACAGCGGCGTCGAGGCCGACTTCGCCGCTCGATTTTCGAACCTCGATCTCCCGTGGGACCTCGTTCGCGAACCCGAACCGCTCGCGACGGGAACCCGGGTGATGATCCCCGACTTCGCGTTCGACTACCGCTACGGGCGTCCCGACTCGAGCGCAGCGAACGAGTCATGCGACGGCGACTTTCGCGTCTACTTCGAGATCATGGGCTTCTGGACGCCCGAGTACGTCGAGAAGAAGCTCTCGCAACTCGAGTCGGTCGAAGACGTGGACCTGCTTGTGGCCGTCGACGAGTCGCTGGGCGTCGGCGAGGAGATCGCGGCTCGCGACCACCGGGCGATCCCCTACACCGACACCGTCCGCGTCAAGGACGTCGTGGACGTTCTCCGGGAGTACGAACGGGACCTGGTCGCCGAAAGCGCCGCCGCCCTGCCCGACGAACTCGTGCCCGACGAGGACGTGATCTCCCTCGCCGACCTCGCGGCCCGACGCGGCGTCAGCGAGGAGGCGCTCGCGGACGCGTCGTTTCCCGATCACGAACTCGTCGGCCGGACGCTGGTCCGCCCTCGCGTCCTCGAGGACCTGGCCGACGACCTCGAGGCGGGAATGGCACTCGGGGACGCCGAGGCGATCCTCGACGACGCCGGCCTGACGGATTCGAGCGCGGCGCTGTCGCGGCTCGGCTACCGCGTCGAGTGGGAGGGGCTGTCGGGCGGGACCGTCCGCGAACGTTGA